In a genomic window of Sinorhizobium meliloti:
- a CDS encoding carbohydrate ABC transporter permease — MSVRRSTIIFAWILLLPAVFYVTVIVAYPLVDTFVLSFTDASLKKTTNWIGTANYDKIFNATFAEVILRTFVWTAFSVTIKMIIGTFGAVMLNAAVPGRALFRLLTMPPWIVPMAIGIFMWGWMYNGQFGMISGMLQNWGLVDGPVAFLAHGSTAFWATIVTDVWIGVPLVTLYMLASMQAIPQDLYEAAWTDGAGRFYRFRRITLPLLVPSMITMSMLSLIATFNSFDIIWILTQGGPNGDTTTMIIDTYRTAIGSKKYGEGAARAVLICIFLSIFCIAYFRVTHRLATGESR; from the coding sequence ATGAGCGTTCGGCGCAGCACGATCATCTTCGCCTGGATCCTGCTGCTTCCGGCCGTTTTCTACGTGACGGTTATCGTCGCCTATCCGCTGGTCGATACCTTCGTCCTGTCCTTCACCGATGCCTCGCTGAAGAAGACGACCAATTGGATCGGCACAGCCAATTACGACAAGATCTTCAACGCCACCTTCGCGGAAGTGATCCTCCGCACCTTCGTCTGGACCGCCTTCTCGGTGACGATCAAGATGATCATCGGCACATTCGGCGCCGTGATGCTGAACGCCGCAGTCCCCGGGCGGGCGCTTTTTCGCCTGCTCACCATGCCGCCGTGGATCGTGCCCATGGCGATCGGCATCTTCATGTGGGGCTGGATGTATAACGGCCAGTTCGGGATGATCTCCGGTATGCTCCAGAACTGGGGGCTTGTGGACGGTCCGGTCGCCTTCCTGGCGCATGGCTCCACCGCTTTCTGGGCGACCATCGTCACCGACGTCTGGATCGGCGTGCCCCTCGTAACGCTCTACATGCTCGCCTCGATGCAGGCGATCCCGCAGGATCTCTACGAGGCCGCCTGGACCGACGGAGCAGGGCGCTTCTACCGCTTTCGCCGCATCACCCTGCCGCTCCTCGTGCCGTCGATGATCACCATGTCGATGCTGTCGCTGATCGCCACCTTCAACTCGTTCGACATCATCTGGATCCTGACCCAGGGCGGGCCGAACGGCGACACGACCACGATGATCATCGACACCTACCGCACCGCGATCGGCTCGAAGAAGTACGGGGAGGGCGCGGCGCGCGCCGTGCTGATCTGCATCTTCCTGTCGATCTTCTGCATCGCCTATTTCCGCGTCACGCACCGTCTTGCCACGGGAGAAAGCCGATGA
- a CDS encoding Gfo/Idh/MocA family oxidoreductase, producing the protein MKVGIIGLGFRLGYLGYVFKAIDEAFEIAGYVDPEPAGLATLTEKGISAGRAYATPEELIAGEKLDLLMIGSPNHMHLDHIRIGLEAGIKVFCEKPIVSTIEQSLELAALLSKHGPDRLMVGLVLRYAPLYRDLRAAQAAGTLGHVVSIEAAEHIEPYHGAFFMRDWRRYGRYAGSFMLEKCCHDLDLYNGVVGVRPERVASFGGRKSFIPANDPSRDGVNDLQLFHRKPSGWLGSDKVFDSDGDIIDYQVAIVEYANGVAMNFHTNLNVPDQFRRFCVVGSRGMAEGDFIRGYLDVHEVLSGRKVVEKRYAKETALSQHYGADEQMAAEIIAHVRDGGPLPVSPLDALEAGILALSMDEARMKRTVVDLRPLWDRFDEALHARAA; encoded by the coding sequence ATGAAAGTCGGGATAATCGGACTCGGATTCCGTCTGGGGTATCTGGGCTATGTCTTCAAGGCGATCGACGAAGCCTTCGAGATCGCGGGATATGTCGATCCCGAACCAGCCGGCCTTGCCACGCTTACCGAAAAAGGCATTTCCGCCGGCAGGGCCTACGCCACGCCTGAAGAGCTGATCGCCGGCGAAAAGCTCGATCTCCTGATGATCGGCTCGCCGAACCACATGCATCTCGATCATATCCGCATCGGTCTCGAGGCCGGTATCAAGGTCTTCTGCGAGAAGCCGATCGTCAGCACGATAGAGCAGAGCCTGGAACTTGCGGCGCTGCTTTCGAAACACGGGCCCGACCGGCTGATGGTCGGTCTCGTGCTGCGTTATGCGCCGCTCTATCGTGACCTGCGCGCTGCGCAAGCCGCGGGAACGCTCGGTCACGTGGTTTCGATCGAGGCCGCCGAGCACATAGAGCCCTATCACGGCGCATTCTTCATGCGCGACTGGCGCCGCTACGGACGTTATGCCGGAAGCTTCATGCTCGAGAAATGCTGTCACGATCTCGATCTCTACAATGGCGTGGTCGGCGTGCGGCCGGAACGCGTCGCCAGTTTCGGCGGCCGCAAGAGCTTCATTCCGGCCAATGACCCCAGTCGCGACGGCGTCAACGACCTGCAGCTCTTCCACCGCAAGCCGAGCGGCTGGCTCGGTTCCGACAAGGTCTTCGACAGTGACGGCGACATCATCGACTATCAGGTCGCCATCGTCGAATATGCCAACGGCGTCGCGATGAACTTCCACACCAACCTCAACGTGCCGGACCAGTTCCGCCGCTTTTGCGTCGTCGGATCGCGCGGCATGGCGGAGGGCGACTTCATTCGCGGCTATCTGGACGTGCACGAGGTGCTGTCGGGCAGGAAGGTCGTCGAGAAGCGCTACGCCAAGGAGACGGCGCTTTCGCAACACTACGGCGCCGACGAGCAGATGGCGGCCGAGATCATCGCGCATGTGCGGGATGGCGGTCCCCTGCCGGTCTCGCCGCTCGACGCGCTGGAAGCGGGCATACTGGCACTGTCCATGGATGAGGCGCGGATGAAACGGACAGTCGTCGATCTTCGGCCCCTCTGGGACCGCTTCGATGAAGCCCTGCATGCCCGTGCGGCTTGA
- a CDS encoding ABC transporter permease has translation MATLPNLFRLTVLAVLLAFLLQPAWFEPLLKPLVQENAPAIYNQGSLFWLTVLHLRTVFVATVAATLVAVSLAIIVTRKAGAEFLPLSRSLVNIGQTFPPVAVLALAVPIYGFGEKPTLIALFLYGLLPIFENALTGLTTLPPTVMEAARGSGMTGRQRLFRIELPLALPVILTGIRLSVVISLATATIGSTVAAKTLGEVIIAGLQSNNLAFVLQGGLIVGALAVLIHDALQGLERAFAGRAHI, from the coding sequence ATGGCCACGCTGCCCAATCTGTTTCGGCTGACCGTGCTCGCCGTGTTGCTGGCTTTCCTGCTGCAGCCCGCCTGGTTCGAACCGCTGCTTAAACCTCTGGTGCAGGAGAACGCGCCGGCCATCTACAACCAGGGCAGCCTGTTCTGGCTGACGGTCCTGCACTTGCGGACTGTATTCGTCGCGACGGTGGCCGCGACCCTCGTCGCCGTATCACTGGCGATCATCGTTACGCGGAAGGCCGGCGCCGAGTTTCTGCCGCTCTCGCGCAGTCTGGTGAACATCGGCCAGACTTTCCCGCCGGTGGCGGTCCTCGCGCTTGCGGTCCCGATTTACGGCTTCGGCGAGAAGCCGACCCTGATCGCGCTCTTCCTCTACGGCCTTCTGCCGATCTTCGAAAATGCCCTGACCGGTCTGACGACGCTGCCGCCGACGGTGATGGAGGCCGCACGCGGCTCGGGAATGACCGGGCGCCAGCGGCTCTTCAGGATCGAACTTCCGCTGGCGCTGCCGGTGATCCTGACAGGCATCCGCCTTTCCGTCGTGATCAGTCTCGCGACGGCGACGATCGGCTCGACCGTCGCGGCCAAGACGCTTGGCGAGGTCATCATCGCAGGACTTCAATCCAACAATCTCGCCTTTGTCCTCCAGGGCGGCTTGATCGTCGGCGCGCTGGCCGTCCTCATTCACGATGCGCTCCAGGGGCTTGAACGGGCATTCGCCGGTCGAGCGCACATCTGA
- a CDS encoding ABC transporter ATP-binding protein codes for MIEIEGITKRYADTAVVSDVSLTVAPHTVTVVVGTSGSGKTTLLRMINRLVEPTAGTIRIDGEDNRSIPGFELRRRIGYAIQGHGLFPHRTVAQNIATVPTLLGWEKARIDAKVEELLKLFQLDPAEFGPRYPHELSGGQQQRVGVARALAAEPNVLLMDEPFGALDPIIRAKAQDDLAAIQKHFGTTIILVTHDMEEAFHLADRIAVMDKGEVVQYATPAEMLVRPATPFVETLVGASERPFRLLGIETVGAAVEPGSAEGRPVPEVLSQRDALSELLWTGRSALPVAAADGAILGKITLEAIVKRAARRQ; via the coding sequence ATGATCGAAATCGAGGGAATAACCAAGCGCTATGCCGATACGGCAGTCGTGAGCGACGTGTCGCTGACGGTCGCGCCGCATACGGTCACCGTCGTCGTCGGAACCTCCGGCTCCGGCAAGACGACGCTCCTCAGAATGATCAATCGCCTCGTCGAGCCGACGGCCGGGACGATCAGGATAGACGGGGAGGACAATCGGTCGATTCCCGGTTTCGAGCTGCGCCGGCGCATCGGCTACGCCATTCAGGGCCATGGCCTCTTCCCGCACAGGACGGTCGCGCAGAACATCGCGACAGTGCCGACGCTGCTCGGCTGGGAAAAAGCCCGCATCGATGCCAAGGTCGAGGAGCTGCTGAAGCTGTTCCAGCTCGATCCCGCGGAATTCGGACCGCGCTACCCCCACGAGCTTTCCGGCGGGCAGCAGCAGCGGGTGGGCGTTGCAAGGGCACTGGCGGCGGAGCCCAACGTGCTCCTGATGGACGAGCCCTTCGGCGCGCTCGATCCGATCATCCGCGCCAAGGCGCAGGACGACCTCGCCGCCATCCAGAAACATTTCGGCACCACGATCATCCTCGTCACGCACGACATGGAAGAGGCCTTCCACCTTGCCGACAGGATCGCGGTGATGGACAAGGGCGAGGTGGTGCAATATGCCACGCCCGCCGAAATGCTCGTCAGGCCCGCCACACCCTTCGTCGAGACGCTGGTCGGCGCCAGCGAGCGTCCATTCCGGCTGCTGGGCATCGAGACGGTCGGCGCGGCGGTGGAGCCCGGCTCGGCCGAGGGCCGGCCGGTCCCGGAGGTTCTCAGCCAGCGTGACGCGCTGTCGGAGCTTCTGTGGACGGGCCGCTCGGCACTGCCGGTCGCGGCGGCGGACGGCGCGATCCTGGGCAAGATCACGCTCGAAGCGATCGTGAAGCGTGCGGCGAGGCGGCAGTGA
- a CDS encoding ABC transporter permease, which produces MAIGIIQKKERLAFRFDKLGLIIAILVLYGAFVAPFATFRANRIIQGEARAILEALPPPLGYGLLALVVAGAAVAFGRTPRLLRMGVALAALAALALLIGVAADHLTPPDNSFARVSPASGFWVLVFAFSLLLADALTRLNPGPGLRLLVFAGVLLLAGGMLVTGRWDDLSIMKEYANRAELFWTEAGRHVTLALGSLAAATIVGLPLGILCHRVERLRAGVLNVLNAIQTIPSIALFGILIAPLGWVAANVPGAAAIGIRGIGAAPAFVALFLYSLLPVVANTVVGLAGVPHAATDAARGIGMTDRQRLVAIEFPLAFPVILTGIRIVLVQNIGLATIAALIGGGGFGVFVFQGVGQTAMDLVLLGAIPTVVLAFTAAIVLDALIEMTMPNRSRGNAA; this is translated from the coding sequence ATGGCGATTGGCATCATCCAGAAAAAGGAACGCTTGGCCTTCCGTTTCGACAAGCTCGGCCTGATCATCGCGATCCTCGTCCTCTATGGCGCTTTCGTTGCTCCTTTCGCGACGTTTCGTGCAAACCGGATCATTCAGGGCGAAGCGCGGGCCATCCTGGAGGCACTTCCGCCGCCGCTCGGCTACGGGCTCCTCGCCCTCGTGGTCGCCGGCGCCGCCGTCGCGTTTGGGAGGACGCCGCGCCTCTTGCGGATGGGCGTGGCACTGGCTGCGCTGGCAGCTCTCGCTCTTCTGATCGGAGTGGCAGCCGATCACCTGACGCCGCCCGACAACAGCTTTGCACGCGTGTCTCCGGCTTCCGGCTTCTGGGTCCTGGTCTTTGCCTTCTCATTGTTGCTCGCGGACGCCTTGACCCGCCTCAACCCGGGGCCTGGTCTGCGGCTTCTCGTTTTCGCGGGCGTCCTCCTCCTCGCTGGAGGAATGCTCGTCACCGGCCGCTGGGACGACCTTTCGATCATGAAAGAATATGCCAACCGCGCCGAACTGTTCTGGACCGAGGCGGGCCGTCACGTGACGCTGGCGCTCGGCTCGCTTGCCGCGGCGACCATCGTCGGATTGCCGCTCGGCATTCTCTGTCACCGCGTCGAACGGTTGCGGGCCGGCGTGCTCAATGTCCTGAATGCCATCCAGACGATCCCTTCCATTGCACTTTTCGGCATTCTGATCGCGCCGCTCGGCTGGGTCGCGGCGAATGTTCCCGGCGCTGCGGCGATCGGCATCCGCGGCATCGGGGCCGCCCCCGCATTCGTCGCGCTCTTCCTCTACTCCCTGCTGCCTGTCGTCGCGAATACGGTCGTCGGGCTTGCCGGCGTGCCGCACGCGGCCACCGACGCGGCGCGAGGCATCGGCATGACGGATCGGCAGCGCCTCGTCGCGATCGAGTTTCCGCTGGCCTTTCCCGTGATCCTGACCGGCATCCGCATCGTGCTGGTGCAGAACATCGGGCTTGCGACGATCGCCGCCCTTATCGGCGGCGGGGGGTTCGGGGTTTTCGTCTTCCAGGGGGTGGGTCAGACGGCGATGGACCTTGTGCTGCTCGGTGCCATTCCTACCGTCGTACTGGCCTTTACAGCCGCAATCGTGCTCGACGCGCTGATCGAGATGACCATGCCGAACCGCAGCCGAGGCAACGCCGCATGA
- a CDS encoding ABC transporter substrate-binding protein, giving the protein MRLNFTRTLIGAAIALALTTAAAEADVVVSSKIDTEGGVLGNIILSVLNANDIKTTNRVQLGATPVVRKAIIAGEIDIYPEYTGNAAFFFEKADDPAWKDAAKAYEEAKKLDYDANKIVWLTPSPANNTWAIAVRKDVAEKNNLKTLSDFGKFVSDGGEVVLAASSEFVNSAAALPAFQTTYSFKLKPEQLITLSGGDTAATIAAAANQTNGANAAMVYGTDGGIAPSGLVVLEDDKAVQPVYQPAPIIREAVLKENPAIEEILKPVFEKLDLTTLQELNGRVQVGGESAKAVAEDFLKANGFLK; this is encoded by the coding sequence ATGCGACTGAACTTCACCAGGACACTGATCGGTGCCGCCATTGCGCTTGCACTCACCACCGCGGCTGCCGAGGCCGACGTCGTCGTTTCCTCGAAGATCGACACGGAGGGCGGCGTTCTCGGCAACATCATCCTCTCGGTCCTGAACGCCAACGACATCAAGACGACGAATCGCGTGCAACTCGGCGCCACGCCTGTCGTGCGCAAGGCGATCATCGCCGGCGAGATCGACATCTATCCCGAATATACCGGCAACGCCGCCTTCTTCTTCGAGAAGGCCGACGACCCGGCCTGGAAGGATGCGGCGAAAGCCTATGAAGAGGCGAAGAAGCTCGACTATGACGCCAACAAGATCGTCTGGCTGACGCCGTCGCCGGCCAACAACACCTGGGCGATCGCGGTGCGCAAGGACGTTGCCGAGAAGAACAACCTCAAGACCCTCTCGGATTTCGGCAAATTCGTTTCTGACGGCGGCGAAGTCGTGCTCGCGGCTTCGTCCGAATTCGTCAACTCCGCCGCCGCCCTGCCTGCGTTCCAGACCACCTATTCCTTCAAGCTGAAACCGGAACAGCTCATCACGCTCTCCGGTGGCGATACCGCCGCGACCATCGCGGCTGCGGCAAACCAGACGAACGGCGCCAACGCGGCAATGGTCTACGGCACCGATGGAGGGATCGCGCCCTCCGGTCTCGTGGTTCTCGAGGATGACAAGGCCGTCCAGCCGGTCTATCAGCCGGCGCCGATCATCCGCGAGGCGGTTCTCAAGGAAAATCCGGCGATCGAAGAGATCCTGAAGCCCGTCTTCGAAAAGCTCGACCTCACCACCCTGCAGGAGCTCAACGGCCGCGTGCAGGTCGGTGGCGAGTCGGCCAAGGCCGTTGCCGAGGACTTCCTGAAGGCGAACGGCTTCCTGAAATAG
- a CDS encoding FAD-containing oxidoreductase yields MNKHFDAIIIGAGQAGPSLAGRLSDTGKTVALIERKLFGGTCVNTGCMPTKAMVASAYAIHTARRGAEYGMTTGPVSVDFGRVMARKEKVRLDARSGVEKWLRGMKNCTVFEGHARFEGPRDVRIGDELISGERIFVNVGGRAAVADLPGVIEIPYLTNSSIMDLDELPEHLVVVGGSYIGLEFAQMFRRFGSDVTVIEKGPRLIGREDPEVSDAIREILENEGIRIRANAECIRFSNHADGIVVGVDCTSGEPQVTGSHVLLATGRHPNTDDLGLEKAGVKTDERGYIEVDDSLRTNVPHIFAMGDCNGRGAFTHTSYNDFEIVAANLIDDDPRRVSDRIQTYALYIDPPLGRAGMTETEARKKGHKLLIGTRPMTRVGRAVEKGETQGFMKVIVDAETKDILGASILGTGGDEAIQSILDVMYAKKPYTTIARAVHIHPTVSELIPTVFGDLSPA; encoded by the coding sequence ATGAACAAGCATTTCGATGCGATCATCATCGGTGCCGGCCAGGCGGGACCTTCACTCGCCGGACGGCTGTCGGATACGGGCAAGACCGTCGCGCTCATCGAGCGCAAGCTCTTCGGCGGCACCTGCGTCAACACCGGCTGCATGCCGACCAAGGCGATGGTCGCGAGCGCCTATGCGATCCACACGGCCCGGCGCGGAGCCGAATACGGCATGACGACAGGACCCGTCTCGGTCGATTTCGGTCGCGTCATGGCGCGAAAGGAAAAAGTCCGGCTCGATGCCCGCTCAGGCGTCGAAAAGTGGCTCAGGGGTATGAAGAACTGCACCGTCTTCGAGGGCCACGCCCGTTTCGAAGGTCCGCGTGACGTCCGCATCGGCGACGAACTGATTTCGGGGGAGCGGATCTTCGTCAATGTGGGCGGCCGCGCCGCGGTTGCCGATCTGCCGGGCGTGATCGAGATTCCTTATCTCACTAACAGTTCGATCATGGACCTTGACGAGTTGCCTGAACATCTCGTCGTGGTGGGCGGCAGCTATATCGGGCTCGAATTCGCCCAGATGTTCCGCCGCTTCGGCTCCGACGTCACCGTCATCGAAAAGGGCCCGCGGCTGATCGGGCGGGAGGATCCGGAGGTCTCCGACGCGATCCGTGAGATCCTGGAGAACGAGGGCATTCGAATACGCGCGAATGCGGAATGCATCCGCTTCTCGAACCATGCGGACGGCATCGTCGTGGGCGTTGATTGCACGTCGGGCGAGCCCCAGGTGACCGGCTCGCATGTGCTGCTTGCAACCGGCCGCCACCCCAATACGGATGATCTCGGCCTGGAAAAGGCGGGCGTGAAAACCGACGAACGGGGCTATATCGAGGTCGACGACAGCCTGCGCACCAATGTTCCCCATATTTTCGCAATGGGCGACTGCAACGGCCGCGGCGCCTTCACGCACACGTCCTACAACGACTTCGAGATCGTTGCCGCCAATCTCATCGACGACGATCCGCGCCGGGTGAGCGACCGCATCCAGACCTACGCCCTCTATATCGACCCGCCGCTCGGGCGCGCCGGCATGACCGAAACCGAGGCCCGCAAGAAAGGACACAAGCTCCTGATCGGGACGCGCCCCATGACACGGGTCGGCCGCGCGGTCGAAAAGGGCGAGACGCAGGGCTTCATGAAAGTCATCGTCGATGCGGAAACCAAGGACATCCTCGGCGCATCGATTCTCGGAACGGGCGGCGACGAGGCGATCCAGAGCATTCTTGACGTGATGTATGCGAAGAAGCCCTACACGACGATCGCCCGCGCGGTGCATATTCACCCGACCGTATCGGAACTCATCCCCACGGTGTTCGGAGATCTGTCGCCGGCGTAG
- a CDS encoding dimethylarginine dimethylaminohydrolase family protein, giving the protein MTRPAYRFNSIIVRSPSRSVVNGLRAEDRGSPTYEGVKAEHDAYVEAMRDAGVKVTVLPALETFPDSIFVEDPALVFTEGAVLLRPGAATRVKEVEEIAPTLRDMFETVLDLPQGYADGGDVLTTRESVMIGLSARTDKAGAAALQARLEKLGRKSEVVATPEGVLHFKTDCSLLDDETILSTDRLVRSGVFGKFRQMVIPEGEEPAANALRVNDVVLVGSDFPRTIEMLDKAGYRVVPLKTTEIGKIDAGLSCMSLRWFSERA; this is encoded by the coding sequence ATGACGCGTCCGGCTTATCGATTCAATTCCATCATCGTGCGTTCGCCGTCACGATCGGTCGTCAACGGCTTGCGCGCGGAGGATCGCGGCAGCCCCACCTATGAGGGAGTGAAGGCCGAGCACGACGCCTATGTCGAGGCGATGCGCGATGCCGGCGTGAAGGTAACGGTCCTGCCGGCGCTCGAGACTTTTCCGGACTCGATTTTCGTGGAGGACCCCGCTCTGGTCTTCACAGAGGGGGCGGTCCTGCTTCGGCCGGGAGCGGCCACGCGCGTCAAGGAAGTCGAGGAAATCGCGCCGACGCTGCGTGACATGTTCGAGACGGTGCTCGACCTGCCGCAAGGCTATGCGGACGGCGGCGACGTGCTGACGACGCGGGAAAGCGTGATGATCGGCCTGTCGGCGAGAACCGACAAGGCAGGCGCGGCGGCGCTGCAGGCTCGCCTCGAAAAGCTCGGGCGCAAGAGCGAGGTCGTCGCGACCCCGGAGGGCGTCCTGCATTTCAAGACCGACTGCTCGCTCCTCGACGACGAGACGATCCTTTCCACCGATCGTCTTGTACGATCCGGCGTCTTCGGGAAGTTCCGGCAGATGGTCATTCCGGAGGGCGAAGAGCCGGCCGCCAACGCGCTGCGCGTCAACGACGTGGTCTTGGTCGGCTCCGATTTTCCCAGGACGATCGAGATGCTCGACAAGGCGGGCTACAGGGTCGTGCCGTTGAAGACCACGGAAATAGGCAAGATCGACGCGGGGCTTTCCTGCATGTCGCTGAGGTGGTTCAGCGAAAGGGCTTGA
- a CDS encoding OsmC family protein, translating into MAELKVRTRETGATAVVGRTGFPHVRSLTGGELDIVTGPSQPGFGPLDLLYASLASCLVLSARIAASRFGVLDRLAEVSVKVTGEKAHDEPSRVARFHIAFVITGEFDDTVRHAIMEAAEEEICTVSNTLRGSPDFVSTVSA; encoded by the coding sequence ATGGCCGAGCTCAAGGTAAGGACGCGGGAAACTGGCGCGACCGCCGTCGTCGGCCGCACCGGCTTTCCGCATGTGAGATCGCTGACCGGCGGCGAACTCGATATCGTCACCGGTCCTTCGCAGCCGGGATTCGGGCCGCTCGACCTTCTCTATGCATCGCTCGCGAGCTGTCTGGTGCTCAGCGCCCGCATCGCCGCGAGCCGTTTCGGCGTGCTCGACCGGCTCGCGGAAGTTTCGGTCAAGGTGACCGGTGAGAAGGCCCATGACGAACCGTCGCGGGTCGCACGGTTCCACATCGCCTTCGTTATCACGGGCGAATTCGACGACACCGTACGCCACGCCATCATGGAGGCGGCGGAGGAGGAGATCTGCACAGTCAGCAACACGTTGCGCGGCAGTCCGGATTTCGTAAGCACTGTGTCGGCTTAA
- a CDS encoding RbsD/FucU family protein, with protein sequence MLKNIDPALNADVLHALRSMGHGDTLVISDTNFPSDSIARQTPLGKLLHIDNVSAARAARAILSVLPLDTPLQPSAGRMEVMGAPDEVPAVQREVQAEIDRAEGKPAPMYGIERFAFYEEAKKAYCVITTGETRFYGCFLFTKGVVPPENV encoded by the coding sequence ATGCTCAAGAATATCGACCCGGCTCTCAATGCCGATGTGCTGCACGCGCTGCGATCGATGGGCCATGGCGACACGCTGGTGATTTCCGATACCAATTTCCCATCGGATTCCATCGCGCGGCAGACCCCGCTCGGCAAACTGCTGCACATCGATAATGTTTCGGCGGCGCGCGCGGCAAGGGCGATCCTTTCAGTCCTACCCCTCGACACGCCGCTTCAGCCTTCGGCCGGGCGCATGGAAGTCATGGGGGCGCCGGACGAGGTCCCGGCAGTGCAGCGGGAGGTGCAGGCCGAGATTGACCGCGCCGAAGGGAAGCCCGCTCCGATGTACGGCATCGAGCGCTTTGCCTTCTACGAGGAAGCAAAGAAGGCCTATTGCGTCATCACCACCGGCGAGACCCGCTTCTACGGCTGCTTTCTTTTCACCAAGGGCGTCGTTCCGCCGGAAAACGTCTGA